The Enterococcus sp. 7F3_DIV0205 genome has a window encoding:
- the trpC gene encoding indole-3-glycerol phosphate synthase TrpC — protein MDFLKKIINEKQQEVKEMPLEIVQPLRETYSFYQQVKDNPEKMHIIGEVKRASPSKGAINLSVDVIEQAKAYEQAGVTAISVLTDEHFFKGSIEDLRQVAGQVNIPVLCKDFIIDEKQLIRARNAGATIVLLIVAALSKQKLAELYTKAAVLGLEVLVEVHDEQELRTAEELSARLIGVNNRNLKTFKVSLGVSQTLGEKQETDAIYISESGFSNAEQVKLVKENYQAVLVGEGLMKENDPKEKVKELQVSR, from the coding sequence ATGGATTTTCTAAAAAAAATTATCAATGAAAAACAACAAGAGGTAAAAGAGATGCCTTTAGAAATAGTCCAACCACTGCGAGAAACGTATTCATTTTATCAACAAGTCAAAGACAATCCTGAAAAAATGCATATTATCGGAGAAGTTAAACGCGCGTCTCCTTCTAAAGGTGCAATCAATTTGTCAGTGGATGTCATCGAGCAGGCCAAAGCATATGAGCAGGCAGGCGTTACAGCTATTTCCGTATTGACAGACGAGCATTTCTTCAAAGGATCGATTGAAGACTTACGTCAAGTTGCTGGACAAGTGAACATTCCAGTTTTATGTAAGGATTTTATCATTGATGAAAAACAACTAATTCGGGCAAGAAATGCTGGAGCGACAATCGTACTATTGATTGTTGCGGCATTATCTAAACAAAAGTTAGCAGAACTGTATACCAAAGCTGCAGTACTCGGTTTAGAAGTCCTTGTGGAAGTTCATGATGAGCAGGAATTAAGAACCGCAGAAGAATTGTCAGCGCGTTTGATTGGTGTAAATAATCGTAATTTGAAAACATTTAAAGTTTCACTTGGTGTTAGCCAAACTTTAGGTGAAAAACAAGAAACAGATGCGATTTATATCAGTGAATCAGGTTTTTCAAATGCTGAACAAGTTAAACTGGTAAAAGAGAATTATCAAGCTGTTTTAGTTGGTGAAGGATTGATGAAAGAAAATGATCCTAAAGAGAAAGTCAAAGAATTGCAGGTCTCACGATGA
- the pepT gene encoding peptidase T, with translation MSQLLERFIRYVKVNTRSDAASQTVPTTQGQVVFAKIIEKELVGIGLSDIQYNEKNGFLTAALPATTKEKVPTIGFIAHLDTADYNAENIQPNVFSNYDGQDVVLNKNLGIVMEVEEFPNLKDYIGQTLVTTDGTTLLGADDKAGIVEILDAVEYLLAHPEIPHGKVLLAFGPDEEIGRGADRFDAPNFPADFAYTIDSGRVGCFEYETFNAAQAVIRIEGTSVHPGTAYGTMVNAIKLGEKIDAQLPKDEVPEKTRGYEGFYLLTKFVGSLDHAELTYIIRDHDKKLFEKRKQELAKIVSELNETFDKERITIEFLDQYYNMKEIIEKDMTPVELAVKAMGNLGIKADIQPFRGGTDGSKISFMGIPTPNLFTGGENFHGQYEFITLEAMELASKTIVEIIKENTVKSKD, from the coding sequence ATGAGTCAATTATTAGAACGATTTATCCGTTATGTCAAAGTCAACACACGCTCTGATGCAGCTAGTCAGACCGTTCCAACAACACAAGGACAAGTAGTATTTGCAAAAATCATTGAAAAAGAATTAGTGGGAATTGGACTTTCTGATATTCAGTACAATGAAAAAAATGGCTTTTTGACCGCTGCTTTACCCGCAACAACCAAAGAAAAGGTACCGACGATTGGGTTTATTGCTCATTTAGATACGGCAGATTATAATGCTGAGAATATTCAACCGAATGTTTTTTCAAATTATGATGGTCAAGATGTTGTACTAAATAAAAATCTGGGAATCGTCATGGAAGTTGAAGAGTTTCCCAATCTGAAAGATTATATCGGACAAACCTTGGTCACGACAGATGGTACGACTTTATTAGGTGCGGATGACAAAGCGGGAATCGTAGAAATTTTAGATGCAGTTGAATATTTATTGGCACATCCTGAAATTCCTCATGGAAAAGTCCTGCTTGCGTTTGGACCAGATGAAGAAATTGGACGTGGCGCTGATCGTTTTGATGCGCCAAATTTTCCAGCGGATTTTGCCTATACAATAGATAGTGGAAGAGTTGGTTGCTTTGAATACGAAACATTCAATGCAGCGCAAGCGGTGATCAGGATCGAAGGAACTAGTGTTCATCCAGGAACGGCTTATGGAACGATGGTCAATGCTATTAAATTGGGCGAAAAAATAGATGCGCAATTACCAAAAGATGAAGTGCCGGAAAAAACACGAGGCTATGAAGGTTTTTATTTACTGACAAAATTTGTTGGAAGTTTGGATCATGCTGAGTTGACCTATATTATTCGCGATCATGATAAGAAACTTTTCGAAAAAAGAAAACAAGAGCTTGCTAAAATCGTTAGTGAGTTAAATGAAACCTTTGATAAAGAGCGGATCACAATTGAATTTCTAGATCAGTATTACAACATGAAAGAGATCATTGAAAAGGACATGACTCCTGTAGAACTTGCGGTTAAAGCGATGGGAAATCTCGGCATTAAAGCAGATATTCAACCTTTTCGCGGTGGAACGGATGGTTCAAAAATTTCATTTATGGGGATTCCAACCCCTAATTTGTTTACAGGCGGCGAAAATTTTCATGGACAGTATGAGTTTATCACACTTGAAGCAATGGAATTAGCGTCAAAAACGATTGTAGAAATCATCAAAGAAAACACTGTTAAATCAAAGGATTGA
- a CDS encoding phosphoribosylanthranilate isomerase, whose protein sequence is MKVKICGLKTKEHVDLAVNFGADYLGFVFAESKRRITPEKAKEITKNVPKRVKKVGVFVSPSHSEVETIIHQANLDMVQIHGVLTTEKFSVPMIRAIPVTKEIQETLDREPETDFLLFDAPPKEFVGGNGQVFDWGQLDTSFIKGKKIIIAGGLTTENVQQAKQRFNPYAVDVSSGVETNGVKDPRKIIAFLEKAI, encoded by the coding sequence ATGAAAGTGAAAATTTGCGGCTTGAAAACCAAAGAACATGTTGATTTAGCAGTCAACTTTGGTGCAGATTATCTTGGTTTTGTTTTTGCAGAAAGTAAGCGTCGTATTACGCCTGAAAAAGCAAAAGAGATCACGAAAAATGTGCCAAAAAGAGTCAAAAAAGTTGGAGTTTTTGTTTCACCTAGTCATTCAGAAGTTGAGACGATCATTCATCAAGCTAACCTTGATATGGTACAGATTCATGGGGTGTTAACGACAGAGAAGTTTTCAGTTCCAATGATTCGGGCAATACCGGTGACTAAGGAAATACAAGAAACACTTGACCGAGAACCAGAGACGGATTTTCTACTATTTGATGCACCACCTAAAGAGTTTGTTGGTGGTAACGGTCAAGTTTTTGATTGGGGTCAACTAGATACAAGTTTCATCAAAGGTAAGAAGATAATCATCGCAGGAGGTCTGACTACGGAGAACGTCCAACAAGCTAAACAACGATTTAATCCATATGCTGTTGACGTGTCAAGTGGAGTAGAGACGAATGGCGTAAAAGACCCCAGAAAAATTATTGCTTTTCTAGAGAAAGCGATCTAG
- the trpD gene encoding anthranilate phosphoribosyltransferase, which produces MHELFEKVYSNEHLTRIEAAQVAEKIFEGQLTDSQIAAFLTALKCKGETAEEMAGIADTIQRKAVMIDCQKENVMDNCGTGGDRSGSFNISTTAAFVLAAGGVTVAKHGNRSISSKSGSADIFECLGVDISLSPEKTSFILNEVGLAFLFAPQMHPKMKYVMNVRKELGTPTILNLIGPLTNPVSLNSQLMGTYRRDLLEETAKTLSELGRSRAIVVNGAGGLDEASLAGTTHFALLKEKKITMHTIEPEEFGFARLPLEAIRGGNATQNTDTLLSVLKNQESPYLDTVLLNAGLGFFGNGKVETIQEGIILAKDCVASGAALDKLEQLIQIQKEVA; this is translated from the coding sequence ATGCATGAACTATTTGAAAAAGTATATAGTAATGAACATCTCACACGGATCGAAGCCGCGCAAGTTGCGGAAAAAATCTTTGAAGGTCAATTAACGGATAGCCAAATTGCGGCCTTTCTAACAGCGCTAAAATGCAAAGGTGAAACAGCAGAAGAAATGGCGGGAATCGCTGATACTATTCAGAGAAAAGCTGTGATGATCGATTGTCAAAAAGAAAATGTAATGGACAATTGTGGGACGGGCGGGGATCGATCAGGTAGTTTCAATATTAGTACAACTGCAGCATTTGTTTTAGCAGCTGGTGGTGTAACAGTTGCGAAGCACGGCAATCGCAGTATTTCCAGTAAATCAGGGAGTGCAGATATCTTTGAATGTTTAGGTGTAGATATCAGCCTTTCACCTGAAAAAACAAGCTTTATACTAAATGAAGTAGGATTAGCGTTTCTATTTGCTCCTCAGATGCATCCAAAAATGAAATATGTCATGAACGTCCGCAAAGAATTAGGAACACCAACCATTTTAAATTTAATCGGACCATTAACAAATCCTGTATCCTTGAACTCGCAATTAATGGGCACATATCGTCGAGATTTGTTGGAAGAAACGGCAAAAACCTTGAGCGAATTAGGCCGAAGCCGCGCAATAGTTGTAAACGGGGCAGGTGGATTGGATGAAGCATCTCTTGCAGGAACGACGCATTTTGCATTGTTGAAAGAGAAAAAAATCACGATGCATACGATCGAACCAGAAGAATTTGGATTTGCTCGTCTGCCTTTAGAAGCTATTCGTGGAGGTAATGCAACACAAAATACAGATACACTATTATCCGTTTTGAAAAATCAAGAAAGCCCTTATTTGGATACTGTTTTACTGAATGCTGGATTAGGTTTTTTCGGTAATGGTAAAGTGGAAACCATTCAAGAAGGAATTATACTAGCCAAAGACTGTGTGGCAAGTGGGGCAGCTTTAGATAAATTAGAACAATTGATACAAATACAAAAGGAGGTTGCGTAA
- a CDS encoding anthranilate synthase component II, with amino-acid sequence MILLIDNYDSFTHNLAQLLGADHDVVIVRNDSADIFRLARQADAIVISPGPGTPAETGHVKEVTQQFYQQKPLLGICLGHQTIGEVFGAQVITAKEIRHGKQSVITTHKDSKLFKERGSEPSVMRYHSLVIDPKTIPEGFLITATATDDQEIMAIEHQDYPIFGIQFHPESIGTPSGAAIIKNFIQLMEETYYA; translated from the coding sequence ATGATTTTATTGATTGATAATTATGATTCATTTACACATAATTTAGCTCAATTACTTGGAGCGGATCATGACGTAGTAATCGTTCGTAATGATTCAGCTGATATTTTCCGATTAGCAAGACAAGCGGATGCAATCGTCATTTCACCAGGGCCTGGAACACCAGCAGAAACGGGTCATGTAAAAGAAGTGACCCAGCAATTTTATCAACAGAAACCATTATTAGGGATTTGTTTAGGCCATCAAACAATCGGAGAAGTATTTGGCGCACAAGTGATAACAGCTAAAGAAATTCGACATGGTAAACAGTCAGTCATTACGACGCATAAAGATAGCAAGCTTTTTAAAGAGAGGGGTTCTGAACCTTCTGTGATGCGTTATCATTCTCTGGTCATTGATCCAAAAACAATACCTGAAGGATTTTTGATTACAGCAACAGCTACAGATGATCAGGAAATCATGGCAATCGAGCATCAAGACTACCCGATCTTCGGGATTCAATTTCATCCAGAATCAATTGGAACACCAAGCGGAGCTGCAATCATTAAAAATTTTATCCAACTAATGGAGGAAACATACTATGCATGA
- the trpE gene encoding anthranilate synthase component I, producing the protein MQLIKEIQADYLTAISAFLRIQGTNKCLLESIPRDKSKGRYSIIAWDAVSEITCYGYELTIDGKRITAKDPLKEIEKHVLKKEEISEELPFQGGAIGYVGYDVIACYEDIGQPPFDELNVPDIHFYLFDSYLIFDHVGEKIFLVEADSYSNRSEVALKEAITRKIKELQIPSEEEQKELRLKNLNYQSNFTQVSFEAAVTKIKGYIKQGDLFQMVPSQRLTADFEEEPFDYYRRLRVTNPSTYLYFLDFGETYVIGSSPESLVSVKNQLVTTNPIAGTRKRGKTVEQDATLEQELLTDEKERAEHLMLIDLGRNDVGKVSEIGSVEVPVYMIVEKYRFVMHLVSVVTGKLKKELTAMDALKSTLPAGTVSGAPKIRAMQRIYEIEPVKRNIYAGAVGYLSKNDQADFAIAIRTMVIHKNKAYVQAGAGIVYDSDPTKEYEETLQKAKALLEVGQ; encoded by the coding sequence ATGCAATTGATCAAAGAAATCCAAGCAGATTATCTAACGGCGATATCCGCCTTTTTAAGAATCCAAGGAACTAACAAATGCCTTTTAGAAAGCATACCCAGAGATAAAAGCAAAGGACGCTATTCGATCATTGCCTGGGATGCGGTTTCTGAAATCACTTGTTACGGTTACGAACTAACGATTGATGGAAAAAGAATCACTGCAAAAGATCCACTGAAAGAAATCGAAAAACATGTCTTGAAAAAAGAAGAAATTTCAGAAGAATTACCCTTTCAAGGTGGGGCAATCGGCTATGTTGGCTATGATGTGATTGCTTGTTATGAAGACATAGGGCAGCCTCCTTTTGATGAGTTGAATGTTCCAGATATTCATTTTTATCTGTTTGACTCTTACTTGATCTTTGATCATGTTGGGGAAAAGATCTTTTTGGTCGAAGCTGATAGCTATTCAAATCGAAGTGAAGTGGCATTAAAAGAAGCAATCACTCGAAAAATAAAAGAACTACAAATACCAAGTGAAGAAGAACAAAAAGAGCTGCGTTTAAAAAATTTAAATTATCAAAGCAACTTCACACAAGTGAGTTTTGAAGCAGCCGTCACCAAAATCAAAGGCTATATCAAACAAGGAGACCTATTTCAAATGGTTCCTTCACAACGTTTGACAGCTGATTTTGAAGAAGAGCCGTTTGATTATTACCGCAGATTACGTGTTACTAATCCTTCAACCTACCTGTATTTTCTAGATTTTGGTGAAACCTACGTTATCGGTTCTTCGCCAGAAAGTTTAGTTAGCGTGAAAAATCAACTCGTCACAACTAATCCAATTGCAGGAACGCGTAAAAGAGGAAAAACAGTGGAGCAAGATGCAACCTTAGAACAAGAACTGCTCACAGATGAAAAGGAACGTGCAGAACACTTGATGTTGATCGATTTAGGACGCAATGATGTAGGAAAAGTCAGTGAAATCGGTTCTGTTGAAGTACCTGTCTATATGATCGTCGAGAAGTATCGGTTTGTGATGCATTTAGTTTCAGTCGTGACTGGAAAACTAAAAAAAGAATTGACTGCAATGGATGCATTAAAATCAACATTACCTGCAGGAACAGTTAGCGGTGCACCGAAAATCCGAGCAATGCAGCGTATTTACGAAATCGAGCCCGTCAAACGAAACATTTATGCTGGTGCAGTAGGCTACTTATCGAAAAATGACCAGGCGGATTTTGCTATCGCGATTCGAACAATGGTCATCCATAAAAATAAAGCATATGTCCAAGCAGGTGCAGGTATTGTTTATGATTCTGATCCTACAAAGGAATATGAAGAGACGTTACAAAAAGCTAAAGCACTTTTGGAGGTGGGGCAATGA